A stretch of the Acyrthosiphon pisum isolate AL4f chromosome A2, pea_aphid_22Mar2018_4r6ur, whole genome shotgun sequence genome encodes the following:
- the LOC103309266 gene encoding uncharacterized protein LOC103309266: protein MVLDMALKSKILITDISNRYLDKNTKEEIQLFLNQMCSCAIEFTACDFFTLNNHLITSAIAAATTYLVILLQFN from the exons ATGGTATTGGATATG gcactaaaatctaaaatactcaTTACGGACATAAGTAATCGTTATTTAGACAAGAATACAAAGGAAGAG ATACAATTGTTTCTTAATCAAATGTGCAGTTGTGCGATTGAATTTACTGCTTGTGATTTCTTCACTTTAAATAATCATCTAATCACATCT GCAATTGCTGCTGCCACGACATAtctcgtaatattattacaattcaaCTAg